The Candidatus Eisenbacteria bacterium DNA segment TGCATGTTTCAAAAATCCCCGCAATTTCTTCTCTTTGCTGATCACTGAGATTCAAAGTAATGCCGAGAAATTCGACATGCCGCGAGGTATGGGCGTTGATATTCTCGAGATGCCTTCCTATCATGGACGCCGTTCTCTCCATATCTAGTGATTTCATCTGGGAATATTGATCTGTCGTGAGGATCGATTGCATTTCGGATTCGATTTCGTTGACGAGGGATTCAGATTCTATGATGGCCTGCCCCGGAGTCATGCATCCATCCCGTATAGTTTCATGAAGGCGCTTAACCTCTTCCCCTGTTCGGTACAGCATTTCCTTGAAATGCGTTTCCTGCTCTTCTGACAGCCTCAAGACGCTGGTGAGACGATCCATCATATGATCCTGGAATCTGGAAAGGTCCCTCGGCTGTTCGAGTCCATTCGATTCCATCCTTTTCGAGAGATTTTCCGCCAAGCATAGCAATTGGCCCGGCTCAAGAAATGTGGAGCATTCTTCAAGGAAGTGAGCGATCGGAGGTAGGTCTTCGGCAATGGGTCCATCCGGCGGTGATCCGTCGAATCGATCCGTACCCGGGAAACGGATATAATGGCCGTGTCTTTCATCCCTGCTATTGGAGAGATGTGCCAGAGCCGATTCCATCTTTGCGATTTGTTCGTAGCTCAGATTCAGCTCTCCCGGGAGATCGCCCAATGTCAATTCCTGGGATGCCGTACTTCCCTGAGAAGCTGGAGCAGAAATGGTCTCGCTTGAGGCAGCAGAGTTGGAATCGCCGCATCCGCTGGTGAAGACAGAAAGAAGAATGAACATTCCGGTTATCAGGACCATGAGTCGTATCTTTGTCGACCTCACATCGGATCCTCCTCTTCTCACAAGCTTGGTGGATATGTTTCTGAGCCGCTATTTCCATCGCACCCAAGGATCGCCCGTTGAACCCGTGGGTCGGGTCAGGCGGGGGACCTGACCCGCACCCAGATATCCAACCCCGACTCCGTATCTATTCATACCCCTGAGATATGGCAGAAATGTGATCCTCGTGTGATAAGATTTGGAATCTCTGTTTCGGCTATCACCCCGTAATATGTAGTCTCGCTTAGGCATAGCGAAGGGCCTCGATGGGGTCGAGCGCCGCCGCCTTGCGGGCGGGGTAAAATCCGAAGAAGATCCCGACGGCGCCGGAAAACGAGAAGGCCATGAAGACAACGGCGGGATCCACCCATGTTGTGATATTGGTGAATTGATTCATAAACAAAGAAGCGGCGAGTCCCGAGAGAACGCCGAGAAATCCACCGGTAAGACTGAGCACGACGGCTTCAATCAGAAATTGTATAAGGACATCCCTTCCCCGTGCGCCGATCGCAAGTCGAATGCCGATTTCACGTGTCCGCTCTGTTACCGTGACAAGCATGATGTTCATGATACCGATGCCTCCCACGATCAAAGAGACACAGGCAATGGAACCGAGAAGGATCGTCAGTATCCGGCTTGTTTCCGACGCCGTTTCGGTGATCTCGGTCTGGTTTCGCAATGTGAAATCATTTCCTTGGTCGGGATTGAGCCTGTGTTCGCGGCGCAGAAGTGTCGTAATCTCCATTTGTGCTTCATCCATGAAATCGGGGGAGACGGCACTGGCAAGAATCATCCGAATCCGCTGCTCGCCGCTCAACCGGTAGGCGACGGTCGTCGAAGGGGCGAGGACGATATCATCCTGATCCATACCCATGGCGTTTTGCCCCTTTTCCTCGAGAATGCCGATTATTGTGAATGGAATGTTGCGGATCTGAATTCGCTCACCCACCGGATTTTGACCGGGGAACAGCTCTTCTGCGACCGTATGGCCGAGAACCGCGACTTTATTTTTGATCGTCACATCCCTCTCGGTAAAGAAGGTACCGTGGGATAATGACCAATCCCGGATATCAAGATATTCCACGGAAACGCCTTGAATAGATGTATTCCAATTCTTTCCGCCTCCGATGACCTGATCCCCGACCATGACGAGAGGGGAGACGCCTCCAAGAAACTTGGCTTCTTGGATCAAAATGTCGGCATCATCAAGTGTCAGACGGTTCAAGCTTCCGGCTCCCTGACTGATGCCGCCCTGCATGCTTGCTCCCGGAAAGATAATGATGAGGTTTGTGCCCAGCGCGGAAATCTGTTTTTCAATATCCATTTGAACACCGCGACCGATCGCCACCATGACAATGACCGCCGCCACACCGATGATGATCCCCAGCATCGTCAAGAGGCTCCGCATTCTATTCTTTAGAATGCTTTTCACCCCCACTTTGAGAAGGCCTAGGATTCGCATATCCATCCCCCTCTATCCGGTTCTTTGATTGACAAACAAAGATGCGATGGAAGGGCCTTCTCATGGCTGCGGCTCTTATCGCTGACAATTCTCCCATCGCACATTTCTATGATCCGCCGCGCCCGCTGAGCGACATCCCATTCATGCGTGACCATAAGGATTGTCATGCCTTGATTGTTGAGTTCTTTGAATAGATCCAAGATTTCTACGGTTGTTTTGCTGTCGAGATTCCCGGTCGGCTCATCGGCCATAAGGATGGCGGGTCTGCTGACAATGGCGCGGGCGACGGCAACGCGTTGCTGCTCTCCTCCTGAGAGCTGGTTGGGGTCATGGTGTTTTCGATCACCAAGACCTACCTGGGCCAGAGCGTCCGCCGCCGCTTCTCTTGGATTCTTCATCCGATGTGTCCGGTCATAGAGGAGTGGAAGTTCAACATTTTCCTGGGCCGATGTTCGCGAAAGCAGGTTAAATCCCTGAAAAACAAAGCCAATTTTCTCGTTTCGGACAGCCGCCATCTCATCCGGTTTCATTTTGTGCACAGGAATACCATCCAACCTGTACTCTCCCTTGGTAGGGCGGTCCAGACAGCCCAAAATATTCATCAACGTTGATTTCCCGGAACCTGATGTTCCCATGATGGCAATGAACTCGCCGTCGCCAACACAGAGATCCACGCCCTGCAGCGCCGCCACCGATGTCGAACCGGCTCTATAGATTTTTATTATTGCTGATGCTTCGATGATCGGTTCCATCATATGCTCCTAGGGCAAACGACCTTTGGGCGCCATAAACGATTTTCCGGATGAGTTCTTTTGTTCCTGTAGCTGCCCGGTGATGACCGCTCGGCCGATCAGGGTATTATCGATGGCCGCTATTTCCGTTCGAACCCCGTCCGTGATGCCTGTCTCCACAAACGCTCGTTTAAGCCTGTTAGTTTCGTCGAGATACCAGAATCCTGCTGATTCAGAAGATCTGGAGACCGCGGGCTCCCCAGGATGGGACCCATCGATCGGGTTTGCTGATTGCCCCGTCGCGTAGGGTTGCCGATTTGATGAATTCACTTGGGGTCCGCGGTCTCCATTAGAAAATTCGGAAAGATACCGGGATTGAATTTCCCTTGATGGCTGGAATTTTAAAGCGGAATTCGCAATCGTAAGTATGTCCTGGACTTCTTCTACAATAAAATCCACTGTTGCTGTCATACCGGGGAGGAGGAGATGGACTGGGTTTTCCGTTTCAATGACGACGATATAGTTTACGACATTCTGAACTATTTCCGGCTGCAGACGGATCTGCGTCACACGGCCTGTAAAGAGTTCACTGGGATAGGCTGCGACTGAGAATTCCACCGATTGGCCATCACGAATTGAACCGATATCATTTTCATCGACCTGGGCGAGGATCTGCATGCAACGAAGGTCTTTTGCAATTGTAAACAATGTCGGTGTCGACAGACTTGCCGCGACTGTTTGTCCCTCTTCAATATTCCGCTGAATGACAACTCCGGCAATGGGTGAACGGATGCAGGCATCATCCAGGTTGATCCGTGCCCGATCCAGGGCTGCCTGTGCCGATTTTAGGGAGGCCTGCAGAATGGCGGAGTTTGTCTGATAAGCGATATACCCTTCGTCGGAAATCAAACCCTGCTCATGCAGCGGAGTGTAACGATTCATGTTTTGCGCCGCCTGATCGCATTGAGCATGAATCTTCGCCAACTCAGCCTCGGCATCCCGGACGGAGATCTCCAATAATGACGTATCCAGCTTCGCTAAAATCTGACCCGATTGCACTTGGTCATTAAAATCGACATAAATTTCCGCAATGGTTCCGGAGATTTGAGTCCCGATATCCACTGTTTCCGTGGGATTCAGAGTCCCTGTGCCGGAGATGAGTGTGCGGATATTCCCTTTTGAGATGGTATCCAGTGAGAATCTATTCTCGGGGGAATTCCCCGAGCCAAAGGCGAACCGCCAGACTCCCATGGCGAGAAGGCAGACAATGCCGACAGCGAACCATATCCGTTTCATGATCAACACTCCTCGTAATCCAAGCTTTCCGGCGACGCTCAGTTTTTCATTGCTCAATCACTACCCTCTAAAACGTTTGAAACATTGCAGAGATGTGGCTACGAGGAGGCAGATTGTGGCAATTGGCGATAGCTGGAATCAGAGTGCCGGGTTGTGAGGGTCTGTGGGCGGCGTCATTCGGCCGTTGATTGGGGAAATCCCACGGTCAAACGAGTTTATTTATCGATGCCGTCACGGGGAGGTCGACAATGATCACGGCCCCGGAGTTTTTACTGTTTTCGGCCCTGATTGAGCCGCCGTGCCGCAGTGTGATTTCTTTAACAATAGCCAGGCCGAGACCGCTCCCGCCGGAGGCACGAGCAGGATCGCCCTGGTAAAATCGGTCGAAGACGTGGTTGAGATCTTCCGGCGGAAAGCCCGGGCCGTTATCCTCGACCACCAGCCGGTAATGGGATGAATGATTCTCGGGTGGTTGTTGGATTGAAATATTCACCAAACCGCCGGAGGGGACATAACGGAGCGTGTTGATGAGCAGGTTTTCAAGCAGCTGTTCCAGCCTTCGTCCATCCGCCGTAATCCATGCCTCATCCAATGATCCCGTCCAATGGAGGTTCAGCCCCTCGGCTTTAAACCTTGGAAGAAAACGCTCGATGGTATTCCTGCAGAGGGAGATCCAGTCAAGTCGTTCCATCGTTAGGGGGATGGCGCCCGCTTCGAGTCGGGTTAGTTCCAGGAGATCCTGAATCAAGAAATCCATCCGCCGGGCTTCCTCCAGCACATCTTCCAAATAGTCCACCCTCTCTGCAGGTGATAGTGAGACGGATGTGTTGAGAAGGGTCTCCGCATAACCGCGGATCGACGTTAACGGCGTCGCCAGCTCGTGGGAAATATCGGCCAACAACCGGCGCCGCTGCCGGTCACTTTCTTCAACATTTCTTCGGGCCTCGGCTAGACTTTCCGTCATTTTGTTGAAGCGCGAACCCAGCCTGCCGATCTCATCTGCGCCCGGATCGGGTATTCGGGCTTCCAAGTCGCCCTCGGTGATTTTTGCGGCGAGGGTCTCCAATTCGTGTAGACGGCGGACGAAGATCCTGAACATTAATAATCCGGCCAAACCTGCAATAAGAATGGCAAGAGGAAGATAGAGGATCAAGCGGCTCGGGGTGGCTAGGCCCATGGGGCCGGGCGGTCTGAGGGAAGGCAAGGCGACGATGTCACCCAACCTTCCGGACGCCGTGTCCACGGGATACCGGGCCAGGATCCTGGATCTGCGGTGATCCTTGGCGAAATCGGGTGGTGGAAACGGTCTCATTGAGGAGGAATCGCCGTCATCCCGGATCCTTCCTTCAAGAATCCCGGGGAACCGATCCCTCAATTGAGGAGGGTCGTCGTGGGAAGTGATGATGCGTCCATCGATGCCTTGAAACAGAAGAATGACGAAGGGAGACGCCGCGCTTCGTTTTCTCAGAATTTCTTTTATATCCGCGTCGGGCCTCGCCTCAAGCACCCGGCCGACCTCTAGAGCCGTTTCACGTGTCAGTGTTACGGTGCGCTCTTCCATCCATCCCAAGGCGATCGGCTCGACAACCGCGAAAATAATGACTGCCTGGATGATGGTGGCGATGATGAGAACGGCCAAGAATGAGCCGGCAAATGTAACGAACAGACTAGGGGATCGAAGAAGTTTCATTGTGTGTGGTACTCGGGGAAGCGGTATCCGGCTCCCCATACGGTCTGTAAATATTCGGGCTTCGCGGGATCGGTTTCGAGTTTCCGGCGAAGCCGGCTGACGAGGCTGTCGATAGAACGGGGATCGACAACCCGATCCTCACCCCAAACCTGTTCCATCAGGGCTTCGCGTGTGTAAACACGGCCGGCGCGTGAGGCGAGAAAGTATAGGAGATCGAATTCGAGGGAAGTCAGCTCGACAGGGTTCGATCTATGTTCAACAATCCGACGGCCGGGGTCGATCATTAGCTCACCGCGAATGAGGATCTCGCCGTCGGTATTTTTTGTTGCCCGGCGCAGAAGGGCCCTTACGCGCGCGACCAGCTCCAGTGTGCTGAAGGGTTTTGTGAGATAGTCATCGGCCCCGATTTCAAGGCCAAGAACCTTGTCGGCTTCGCTACTCCTCGCCGTCAACATTAGGATTGATACGTTGCTGGAACTTCGAATGCGTCGGGTCAACTCCAATCCGTCAATACCGGGGAGCATGATGTCCATGACGACCAAAGCGGGTTGGAATCGCTGGAACTCCTGAAACACGGATGTCCCTTCATGAATGGTGTGACATGTAAATCCCGCCGCTTCGAGGTTTTTTCTCACAAGCGTCGCGATCCGGCGATCATCCTCTATGATAAGGATTTTCTGGGACATATCAGAAAGACCTCTGATCCAAAAGATAGTATACGGTAAACCCCATACCCAAATCTACGCGATCAGCCGGATGAGTTGAAAGGGTTCTCTTCAAGAGCTCTCTGCAAGAGAAGGACCTGCCCTGAGAGGGGCTCAAGATGCGTCGATTCTTCCGCCAAAAAGGGGGGGGCTGATGGCCGGGAAGGCGATTGACACGCCTGGATATTACCGTTTAGCCTATGACAAGTTGAATTCCAAGAGGATTCAGGTCGGCTCACGCGGTGCCGGCGGGCGGAATTCATGGTCATAAAATAGGGGGGAATGAAATGAAGCAGCGGTTTGCCTTGTTTCTTGTTCTACTGTTGGTTCTCTCCGTCGCGATCCTCCCGGGTTATGCACAACTTGAAGAGAACCTTGGTGGGCTGACGAAAGAGAACCTGGATGGTTATCTTGGGCCGCTGAATACGGCACTTTCCGGAACAATGAACTCCGCCATCTTTAGGACGGGGTTTGTTCCGCAAAGCGGTCTGACATTCAGTATCGGATTGGCTGCTATGGCCGTCGGTTTTGGTGATGATGACGTGACTTACATGCCGAGCGACCCTCCCGGCTTCACCAGTCTCGAAGAAACCCAGGTGCCGACGGTTGTTGGGGATCCTGAGGGACAGGTTGTGGAGGGGCAGAACGGCCTTGCTCAGATTTATCCCGGCGGATTCGACATGAGTGGATTCGAGATCGCCGTTCCCCAGCTCTCGATCGGATCGGCATACGGAACCCGGGCCATTATCAGATATATCGCCCTTGATTTAGGTGATGCCGATATCGGCAGTTTCACCTACTTCGGCTTTGGCGGGCAGCATTCGATTTCTCAATGGTTTGAAACATTGCCGGTCGATCTCGCAGCTGGATTGTTTTTCCAGAGCTTTGAAATAGGCGACATCATGAAAGTCAAAGCGACTCAGTTTAATGTTACCGCAAGCAAAACTTTTGGTGTCGTTCAACCTTATGTGGGACTCGGTTACGACGCCATCAGCACAAATGTTAAATATAAAAACGAGGATCTGGATTCTTCTTTTGATGTCGATCTGGACACCGAAAGCAATGCACATCTAACTCTTGGGGCCATGGCAAAGATCCCCGGTATCGCCGTTTTTATGGAGTTTAATGCGGCGGCGGCCAGTGGATTCGCCTTGGGCTTGGAATTTGGAATATAGGAGGGTGGGATCATGCGAAAAACGATACTCTTAAATCTCGGTCTCCTTATCTTCCTGTCCTTTATGCTTCAGGGAGCTAAATGCCCAGGGATTCCGGAAACAGAGAAGATCGAAATCACCGTGGTGACAGAGCAGTTTGTGGAGCTCAAGTTCCTGGCCCGGGGGGACATCAACGTACACAGCGATATTCAATATATCGATGTTGATCAACTCCGGCAGGATATTGATGACCTTGGTATTGAAATCGATAAAGTCGATACGTTGCGCGTATCGGCGGTGGAATACGGGACGGTGGCTTATTATGAACCGGCTCAGGATCGGGCTATCACCAACGGAAATGTCACGGTTATCCGAACCGACACACAGGCCCAGGCTCTTCTCGTTTCCAATTTCAACATGTCTGTGTACCCGCTTTTAGGTCAATTAGCGCCGGCGCCGATTGTGGCGGGCGGTATTGACTTCATCAATGATCTTCTGGCCGACCTGTTGACGGCGCTTCAGAACGGTACGAATCCGACACTCGGTGTTGAGGGCATTGTCACTGGAAGCTCAGAGCCCTCCGGACGGGAGTCGAACTTTGATTGGCGGATGCGGATCTATTTCCAGATTCCGGGCGGATTCCCTGTGGATGTTGTTGACATATAATTTCTTCGGGTAAATTTGGCAATACGACGCCGGCGGGGTTTCTCCCGCCGGCGCTATCACAACTTCAGATTGTTTATGAAATGAAATCCGCTCGATCAGGCGGCCTCTTTAATATCCGGCATTTCATGAACCAGCGATTTTGTAATAGCGGCATAAAGATGAGACAGATTGGCCGGCTTCTGCACGGATATTGGGGTATCAATACCCAAAGCTTCGGCTCTTTGTCTCCATGGCATCGCGGGCGTCAGAAAAATAATAGGCAGGCGGCGCCAAGAGGGTGTTTCCTTGATTCTGCGGGCCAGCTCAAATCCATCCATTTCCGGCATATTTGCGTCGATGATAGCGAGATCGATTTTGCAGCCTTCTTCTTTTGCCTTTTCGAGCCGGTTCATTGCTCCTTCACCGCTCCACTGGGAGCAAACATTCATTCCCCATGCTTCCAAATCCTGTGCAATGGAGAACCGGGTCGATGGATGGTCATCGACCAGAAGAACATTGAGATTTCGCCAATCCTCGGCGGCAGCGAAGTCATTCCGCGGTACTGCGGCGCACTTCCCCACTTTGCTTGTAAAATGGAAGCAGCTTCCTTCGCCGAGAATGCTATCAAAACCAATGGACCCACCCATCAGTTCCACCAGCGTTCGTGAAATGACGAGTCCGAGACCGGTGCCGCCATATCTCCGCGTGGTCGAGCTGTCAATCTGGGTGAAAGGCTGAAACAGGGTCGAGTGCATTTCCTTGGGAATCCCGATGCCGGTATCATTGACTTCAAAGCGAATCAGCATCGAATCGGAATTCTCCTCTTCAACGTTGACCTGCACCAAGACCTCTCCCTGTTGGGTGAATTTGATGGCGTTTCCTAGAAGGTTGAGAAGGATCTGCCGGATCCGGTTGGGATCTCCAATGACAACCTTGGGAACATGAGGAGGTATGAGATAAATCAATTCAAGTTTTTTGCGACAGGCGCGTTCCGCCACAATGTTCGATGCTTCCTCAACAATTGTACGGATCGGAAATTCAATCGATTCAATGTCGAGTTTTCCGGCCTCAATCTTCGAAAAATCGAGGATATCATTTATAAGGGTCAGAAGAGCATCCGCCGATTTTTTCAGCGTCTTTGCAAACTCCCGTTGTTCTTCATCCAGATCGGTGTCAAGGAGGAGGCTGATCATCCCGATGACGCCATTCATAGGGGTTCGGATCTCATGGCTCATTGTTGCGAGAAACTCGCTCTTTGCCAGTGCCGTCTTCTCGGCCGCCGATTTGGCCAGATGGATCTCTTCCTCCGCTCTCTTGCGCTCGGTGATGTTCCTCACGAAGAGAATCATTTGATCTTCGGTCAGCGGAACGATCCGGGCCTCGTAATGATACAAGTTTCCCTTGATGGTGAGCTCATACTCAAAACTTCTAAGCTTTCCATCCCGGTGTGTTTCCTGGATCATCTGGTGAAAGCGCCCACCGATTTCGGGTTCCGGAATATCCTGAATCCTCTTGCCAATCTGCTGACCCGCTGGAATGAGAAGATCGGGAGAATGCGACGCCTTGCAGTCAATAATCACGCCGTTGCTATCCACGCGATAAAAGAGGTCCGGAAGGGCTTGAACCACAGCGCGGATCTCAGAGTTAGCTTCCAGTAATTCTTTTGAGCTCAGATCAAGCGATCGCTCGATCATTTTCCGGTCTTCATCCGACTGAATATAAGCGGCATTCACGGCCTCAATGAAGTTCTTCAGCTCGGCCGTGCAGGTATCAACATTTCCCAGGTGGCGCCTAAGTTGCCGCTGGAGAAGGCTGTGCAAACTAGGCTGCTTTTTCATCTTCCCACATGGTCGTAATGGTCATCGTCTGATTATGCAGCTCACATTTGGCGTTCGGCGAAAAAGGGGAGATCTCGCCATAGGAATAAAAGCCCGTCAAAACAGTATGCTGTCCCAAGACATCCCTGACGCATTCGATTTCCTCTTCGACACGTTGATTCAGAACCAGTTTCCGGCCGACACAACTGATGAGGATTGCGAGATCCGGGGTTCTCGAGCCGCCGGCTTCATAACTTGCCGTCGCAGCGCCCGCCGCACCATCGATCAGGCGATCAAAATTCGCTCTCATAAGCTGCGCGTAACTGCCTTCCGGAATATCGCCTGCAAATGTCATACTCTGCTTTTCTTCATCAATAGCTAATATGGTCCGTACCACCGCGCGCTCGTTTCCTGGAACTTTAACATTTAGTGGAAAGAGAAGAGCCGTTGATGGGAGCCCCCCGGCATGTTCACCGAGATATTCCTTGTAGAGGACCAGGGCCGATTTGCCATCCAGTTGATAAAGAATGTTGCCCTCGGATTTTGTCACAAGCCGTTCCGGGCCGAATGTATCCCAGCCCCCAAGCGATGCATAACCTATGTGCAAGTCGCCCCCATAGAATCCGATCGCCGCCACGAGATTCCGCTTTGCCTTGCCCTCTTTGATGACAAAAGTCCGGCCGAAACGGGTTCCATCACCAGAGAGTCCTCCTGTTGCCGTGACCTCTTTAGGAAGATTTTTTAACAAACCCTTGACCAGCTCACTGCCATTGATATTGAGCCCATCGGAAAGGAGAAAGATATGGACCAATCCCTTGGGATCGAACGCACGGGCCAGCCGCCTTCCTACGCTGCGGCTTTGATCACTGTTGGGGATTTCTTCGGTGACAATCTGAAACCGGGTGCTCTTGAACTCAATCGCCGTCGCCACGAGCGTATCGTCACTCACCTCAGTGCTGCAAATCTCACCCGCGGTCGAACACCCAAAGATATGTGCGTTGGGATAAGCTCGGTACAGGTCCGATAAAAGGTCTTCCCGCTCAATGATCGAGGTGCCGGCAAAAACAAAGACAAGCTGGGCTTTCTCTCCAAGACCATCCCCTCGCATCTCACTCCAACCTTCCGATTCGGACCAGTGTCTCTGTTCGACTTTCATGACGATGCCTCCGTCTGATTCCCCAAAATTCGCGTGATCACAAGAATGTTTGAATCGCATATTCCTACTGAGATTGTCGGCTTAGATGGCAGGGTTCATTATTCATGGTTTCTTGGCGCCAGATCTTTCTCTCATGATTATTTTTCCCGCTGACTCTTGCCATGGGAATGAACAAAAATCGTACAAGTCATGAGGCGATATCTATTGATATTAAAAGAGTTAGCTCGTTAAGGATCAGAATCCAATAGGCGGGGTTTATATTATTAGATATTCTGTTGCAAAAATTAAGCTAAACTTAAGTATCGTCCAGCTCTGGATGCTCCAGATAGACCCATTCATGTGATGATCATTTTGTCAGCGGAGGGCGAGGGACTCGAACCCCCAAGCGGTCGCCCGCGGCGGATTTCAAATCCGCTGCCTTACCAATTAGACTAGCCCTCCGACCTCCGGATCTTACGATTTTCCCGGTCTGAGGAAAAGAGGAACTCCGACAAGAGCTTTACAGTAATATCCTTGGGAGGGGAGATTTCCCCGCGGCGCCGATCATGGGAGGGGAGAACACCCCCGCGGCGCCGATCATGGGAGGGGAGTCCCCCACATCTCGTTGACAGGCCCTAAACCCCTCCCTAGACTGAAAATCTGTGAATCAAAGAAATGCGAACATCATCCGGCTGCTGACGCTGGCCGTCCTGCTTGCCGTCACCTTCCTCGCCTGCTCAGAGGAAGATAATCCCTATTGGTATTTGGATGGGAATCGTGCCCCCGGCAATGTCATCCCGGATACGGTCTGGGTAATGGCGGATCGGGATACAACGGTAGAAATCGAGATCAACACCGGTTCCTCACCCTATTTGTTTGTTGGTGAGCATGGCGGTCTCGAGATGGTCGCCTACCTTAAATTCACCAGCCTTCCCGATACCGCCTCCGTGGCCTATGCCCTGCTTGATCTCAACATTGATGGTGGGACCGGCGAGCCGTT contains these protein-coding regions:
- a CDS encoding ABC transporter permease, encoding MRILGLLKVGVKSILKNRMRSLLTMLGIIIGVAAVIVMVAIGRGVQMDIEKQISALGTNLIIIFPGASMQGGISQGAGSLNRLTLDDADILIQEAKFLGGVSPLVMVGDQVIGGGKNWNTSIQGVSVEYLDIRDWSLSHGTFFTERDVTIKNKVAVLGHTVAEELFPGQNPVGERIQIRNIPFTIIGILEEKGQNAMGMDQDDIVLAPSTTVAYRLSGEQRIRMILASAVSPDFMDEAQMEITTLLRREHRLNPDQGNDFTLRNQTEITETASETSRILTILLGSIACVSLIVGGIGIMNIMLVTVTERTREIGIRLAIGARGRDVLIQFLIEAVVLSLTGGFLGVLSGLAASLFMNQFTNITTWVDPAVVFMAFSFSGAVGIFFGFYPARKAAALDPIEALRYA
- a CDS encoding ABC transporter ATP-binding protein — its product is MIEASAIIKIYRAGSTSVAALQGVDLCVGDGEFIAIMGTSGSGKSTLMNILGCLDRPTKGEYRLDGIPVHKMKPDEMAAVRNEKIGFVFQGFNLLSRTSAQENVELPLLYDRTHRMKNPREAAADALAQVGLGDRKHHDPNQLSGGEQQRVAVARAIVSRPAILMADEPTGNLDSKTTVEILDLFKELNNQGMTILMVTHEWDVAQRARRIIEMCDGRIVSDKSRSHEKALPSHLCLSIKEPDRGGWICES
- a CDS encoding efflux RND transporter periplasmic adaptor subunit; translation: MKRIWFAVGIVCLLAMGVWRFAFGSGNSPENRFSLDTISKGNIRTLISGTGTLNPTETVDIGTQISGTIAEIYVDFNDQVQSGQILAKLDTSLLEISVRDAEAELAKIHAQCDQAAQNMNRYTPLHEQGLISDEGYIAYQTNSAILQASLKSAQAALDRARINLDDACIRSPIAGVVIQRNIEEGQTVAASLSTPTLFTIAKDLRCMQILAQVDENDIGSIRDGQSVEFSVAAYPSELFTGRVTQIRLQPEIVQNVVNYIVVIETENPVHLLLPGMTATVDFIVEEVQDILTIANSALKFQPSREIQSRYLSEFSNGDRGPQVNSSNRQPYATGQSANPIDGSHPGEPAVSRSSESAGFWYLDETNRLKRAFVETGITDGVRTEIAAIDNTLIGRAVITGQLQEQKNSSGKSFMAPKGRLP
- a CDS encoding HAMP domain-containing protein; its protein translation is MKLLRSPSLFVTFAGSFLAVLIIATIIQAVIIFAVVEPIALGWMEERTVTLTRETALEVGRVLEARPDADIKEILRKRSAASPFVILLFQGIDGRIITSHDDPPQLRDRFPGILEGRIRDDGDSSSMRPFPPPDFAKDHRRSRILARYPVDTASGRLGDIVALPSLRPPGPMGLATPSRLILYLPLAILIAGLAGLLMFRIFVRRLHELETLAAKITEGDLEARIPDPGADEIGRLGSRFNKMTESLAEARRNVEESDRQRRRLLADISHELATPLTSIRGYAETLLNTSVSLSPAERVDYLEDVLEEARRMDFLIQDLLELTRLEAGAIPLTMERLDWISLCRNTIERFLPRFKAEGLNLHWTGSLDEAWITADGRRLEQLLENLLINTLRYVPSGGLVNISIQQPPENHSSHYRLVVEDNGPGFPPEDLNHVFDRFYQGDPARASGGSGLGLAIVKEITLRHGGSIRAENSKNSGAVIIVDLPVTASINKLV
- a CDS encoding response regulator transcription factor, which encodes MSQKILIIEDDRRIATLVRKNLEAAGFTCHTIHEGTSVFQEFQRFQPALVVMDIMLPGIDGLELTRRIRSSSNVSILMLTARSSEADKVLGLEIGADDYLTKPFSTLELVARVRALLRRATKNTDGEILIRGELMIDPGRRIVEHRSNPVELTSLEFDLLYFLASRAGRVYTREALMEQVWGEDRVVDPRSIDSLVSRLRRKLETDPAKPEYLQTVWGAGYRFPEYHTQ
- a CDS encoding response regulator, with the protein product MKKQPSLHSLLQRQLRRHLGNVDTCTAELKNFIEAVNAAYIQSDEDRKMIERSLDLSSKELLEANSEIRAVVQALPDLFYRVDSNGVIIDCKASHSPDLLIPAGQQIGKRIQDIPEPEIGGRFHQMIQETHRDGKLRSFEYELTIKGNLYHYEARIVPLTEDQMILFVRNITERKRAEEEIHLAKSAAEKTALAKSEFLATMSHEIRTPMNGVIGMISLLLDTDLDEEQREFAKTLKKSADALLTLINDILDFSKIEAGKLDIESIEFPIRTIVEEASNIVAERACRKKLELIYLIPPHVPKVVIGDPNRIRQILLNLLGNAIKFTQQGEVLVQVNVEEENSDSMLIRFEVNDTGIGIPKEMHSTLFQPFTQIDSSTTRRYGGTGLGLVISRTLVELMGGSIGFDSILGEGSCFHFTSKVGKCAAVPRNDFAAAEDWRNLNVLLVDDHPSTRFSIAQDLEAWGMNVCSQWSGEGAMNRLEKAKEEGCKIDLAIIDANMPEMDGFELARRIKETPSWRRLPIIFLTPAMPWRQRAEALGIDTPISVQKPANLSHLYAAITKSLVHEMPDIKEAA
- a CDS encoding FIST C-terminal domain-containing protein, encoding MKVEQRHWSESEGWSEMRGDGLGEKAQLVFVFAGTSIIEREDLLSDLYRAYPNAHIFGCSTAGEICSTEVSDDTLVATAIEFKSTRFQIVTEEIPNSDQSRSVGRRLARAFDPKGLVHIFLLSDGLNINGSELVKGLLKNLPKEVTATGGLSGDGTRFGRTFVIKEGKAKRNLVAAIGFYGGDLHIGYASLGGWDTFGPERLVTKSEGNILYQLDGKSALVLYKEYLGEHAGGLPSTALLFPLNVKVPGNERAVVRTILAIDEEKQSMTFAGDIPEGSYAQLMRANFDRLIDGAAGAATASYEAGGSRTPDLAILISCVGRKLVLNQRVEEEIECVRDVLGQHTVLTGFYSYGEISPFSPNAKCELHNQTMTITTMWEDEKAA